AGTGATTTCCGGGGTATATATTCCCGGAGGGGTTCCGCATGCCCTCTGCAGCAATTGGTATCCTGAAGACAATAACTCTTTAGGCAAATATCCACACCCCACCCGCAAAAAGGAAGTGGAAGAGATTCTGAACAGAGAGTTTGACCTTGTTCAGGAAACTACCCTGGGAGCGGCACATAAGGCAGTGGGCTTTTACAGACTTCCTGATATGGTAATGCTTGCAACTGATATCTATAAAAATGCGGGGAGGAAATGACTATGGGAAAAATGAAGCCCCCTCAAACAACCAGAAAAGACCCACAATCCTACGAAACTGAATGGAGGATCTCTGCAGACAGAATAGCTGAGGTTGGGCTTTACAAGCGGATTTTTGACCCTTATGGCTTTGAGGGCAAAAATATTCTTGAGCTTGGAACTGGCCCGGGAAGGGAGACAGAAGAAATCTGGAGAAAAAATCCAAACCTGGTGCTTGGGCTGGAAATAAAGCCCCCCATGCTCAAGCTTGCAAAAGAATACCTTATTGAAAAGGGGTATCCCGTTAACATTACCGGCACGCAACGTTATTCAGGAATTCCAAGCTTCAACGTGAGAGAAGGAGAAATAACCCTTGCTCAGGCTAACTACCTGGACCCAAAAACGATAGACCCAAGGCTTAGGGGAAAATTCGACTATGCAATCCTGACTTTTCCCGGTGGGGGAATCTGGCCAGTAGTTAACTGTGACCCTGAAGAAGGCATATATCCTCTAGCAGTCGCCATGGAAAAAATTGGCTACCTGGTAAAACCTGGTGGAAAAGCGATTTCCGCAGACAGGGTTTTTTCAGATGACCTTGCAGAGAGGGCCCAAGATGTTGCTGTCCCCAGCGGCTTTCGACTAGTTGGCGCTAAATGCATTGAAGACAGGGAAGGCGTAAAAGCAACGGTTTGGGGCAATAAAAGTGCCAGCATCTATGCGGGGGGTAAAAAGAAACGCTACCCTATCAAGAATGCAAAGCCAGGGGAAGTTGCAGAAGTGATTTTGAAAGAGATGGACGAAACAGATGCCAAGCCAGGAATACTCACTCTGGAATTTGAAAAACTATGAAACGTGCAGAGTTATCTGGGATTGATTTGCCAGGAAATTACCCCAGAGAGTGGGAGATTTCATCGAGGCGCCTTGCAGAACTTGGGGTTTACGAGGATATTGCCAGAAGATACCCCTTTAGAGGCAGCAATGTCCTTGAGCTTGGAGTCGGGCCTGGTGAGGAAACAAAAGCGATATGGCAGCAAAAACCAAACCTCTTTCTCGGCGTAGACCATAATTGGGCAATGCTCCTCCTTGCAAGGGATAATCTCCAAAAAGAAGGCTACTCCGTAAATCTGAACAATCCAAGCGGCATCCCAATGTTTGACCTGAAGGGTGATTCAATTAACCTGGCACTGGCAGATTATTATGACTCTTCTACATTTGACCTCAGTCTTGGCGAAACATTCGACATTGCACTGCTTACGTTTCGCAGCGCACCAGACCCTCGTCAGATGAACTCAATCGCTTCCGTTTCAGATACCATCTACCCGCTTCTCAGGGAAGGAGGGAAATTCATTTATGCAGACAGGGCGTTCGTCCAAAACCCCGACTCCTTCATCAGCAGAATTATGGCGCCGCTGGGATATACGCTGGAAGCCGCTTTTTTCGAAGAGAACCAAAATGTGGCTGAAGCAAGCTTCTGGGGAAACAAAAGAGTATTTGTTCCCATGCCAGGAGCACTTGGTGAGCTAACGGGAGATAAGGACACCAAAGACGGCGAAATCGCAAAAATAGTCTGCGACGCTTACGCTGAAAGCGGATTTCGTGTCGGGCTTTTTACCCTTGAGTTGAAGAAAAACCCTGAAATTTAGAGCATTAAAAAGTAATTTCCTACTTCATAATGAATATGAGCCAAAAAGATGCTGCCAGGCAATGGTCCCGCTCTTCCAAAGCCCTCGATGATATGGGTGCTTATCAAAAGCTGTTTAGGGGCCTAGGGATACA
The sequence above is drawn from the Candidatus Aenigmatarchaeota archaeon genome and encodes:
- a CDS encoding class I SAM-dependent methyltransferase; translation: MGKMKPPQTTRKDPQSYETEWRISADRIAEVGLYKRIFDPYGFEGKNILELGTGPGRETEEIWRKNPNLVLGLEIKPPMLKLAKEYLIEKGYPVNITGTQRYSGIPSFNVREGEITLAQANYLDPKTIDPRLRGKFDYAILTFPGGGIWPVVNCDPEEGIYPLAVAMEKIGYLVKPGGKAISADRVFSDDLAERAQDVAVPSGFRLVGAKCIEDREGVKATVWGNKSASIYAGGKKKRYPIKNAKPGEVAEVILKEMDETDAKPGILTLEFEKL
- a CDS encoding class I SAM-dependent methyltransferase — protein: MKRAELSGIDLPGNYPREWEISSRRLAELGVYEDIARRYPFRGSNVLELGVGPGEETKAIWQQKPNLFLGVDHNWAMLLLARDNLQKEGYSVNLNNPSGIPMFDLKGDSINLALADYYDSSTFDLSLGETFDIALLTFRSAPDPRQMNSIASVSDTIYPLLREGGKFIYADRAFVQNPDSFISRIMAPLGYTLEAAFFEENQNVAEASFWGNKRVFVPMPGALGELTGDKDTKDGEIAKIVCDAYAESGFRVGLFTLELKKNPEI